The genomic segment TTAGTGTCGCTGTGAATGAAAAATACAGTACAGATAGAGTTGTCACCACTGAGAAGATAGAGTTGTCATCCTATTGATCAGTCCGCCTATGcccacatctataagcaccctGACTCGTACGACTCTGACCAGTTGCACCTGGAAAGGCTGCAAGTGCCATCAGTGGCAGGCATGGGTGCTTCGGCGAGCCCTTTGCCTACCTGCAGATCAAGGTGATATGGACACCCCTGCCAAGGAAATTTGAGTTTGAGCTGGTCTCGCCATCCCTGGACAAAAGTGATGGTCGGTCGGCATCAAGGTGAGGTGATGGTGAACTACCAAGCGACGacaagctccctctctccctccctcagaTAACTATCATCATATTATGAACGGGGCACATTGCTTAAATAGATAGATAATGTTTGACAATCATGCTGTTTGGCAGAGATACAGAGTTCACATCTTTTAACACAATCCATAAATAATTACACAAGTATGCATAACATAGCTTGGAAGCACCTAAGAATTGTCAGCAAATGCACTTGCTGCACGGCTCAATAACCTTTAGCTTCACAGCATGGGGCACCCTCCCCTCGACATATCTCCGAATGGCGATGCGGGCCTTTTCAGCCTCCAAAAGCGCATCCTTTTTCAGCCGCAAGCATTTGTCAACATTGACAAACCTCCTGTCATGGCCACGGGTAGTGTCTAATGTAAGGCACTCCAGCCACTTTGTTTTCTCGATGATATGGATCGTAAGCGCGATCATGCTCTTTGCAGAGCAAAAGCCGGTTATCATCACATTCTTGAGGTTATCATGGCAGCGTTCTGAAAGGCACCGTTGATGCGAGGAATCACCATCCGAATCTTCAACAATCGAATCGGACCTTATGGTTGGAATCTCAATCTGCATAGGAATGTATTACTGTCTCTTCCGTaaaaagtaaaaacaaaaagGTTTTCAATTAGACTGGATATACCAAtcttcaaaataaatatgtaatTCAGTTATAGAAAAATCCATGACAAAGAAAATATTCAGCAACAAGTCATACCGAGTTTCCAATTTTTCAAATCATGGGCGGTTGAAATCTAACTTTCAGGTTCTCACCCTGAGCCCCACCAGGTTCAGAAATAGGAGCGTGGCCAGTTCAAATTTCTCGCCAATGGTTTATCTAGGCGATGGAAATTATTGCTCTTTTCATATAACTACTTAGTTCATAGTTTAAGAGAACATATTCTCAAAGAATAAATACGATGTTAGTTTTCACTAAGGATAGCTTTTCAGAGATAAATGATGACTTACACGTAAGATGAAAGTCTCCAGTGCGGGAGAAGCATCAAGAAAAGAAACCAGAGAGTAAAAATCATAGTCTTCGGAAAATTTTGGTGCTACCGCCACTATCTCCAAGTACTTGAGGTGGAGGAATTTGCCAATCGCTGCTGGTGTGTTGACCGTCTGAGGAAAGACATGCCCCAAAGATTAATTGTGTACCAAGTATGAATAATTGAGTATTGTAAACACACAACTATTCTACGACACCTTTTCACTTCAAAACAATGAATTAATTAGGAAGGCTCAAACTGACCTCATGTCCCGTTGCCAGAACAAGGGTTTGGACATTCGGCACGATGAATGGAAGTTTGGTACTGGCATAATATAGTGCGTCAGATGTATAATCACGAAGAAGTTTTACATTCTTCACTTGCAATGCATCTCCAAGCGAGATATGTATTGGGTGCCCTATATAAGAGAAAGTGGAGAGCTTTGGGGCATTGCTGTCAATCATCTCCAGCTTTTGACAGCCAAACACGTCTAAGATTTTAAGCTGCAGCAACAGACAAGGTATCTTCAAGAAAACGATATCCTCGCAGTTGGAAAGGACAAACTGCTCCAAAGCACAAGAATTGGACAGAAAACCATATAGCTCCTCCCCAGTAACGTGGACCGAGTGCAAATCCAAAGTTTTCAAGCTCCTCATGGAACCAACTTGCGCCGCAGAGTGAAAAGAacattcatgaagaagaaatgACTGAATGGAGCTTCTCCGTTCACCAGATAAAAAAGAACACGGGAAGTCGTACTTTATATCACCCCATTCGAACATTGACAGTTCAAATTCCTTAATCCCGGGTGTAACAGCAACTTGAAGCCAGCGGTCAACATAACTAGGATCCAGATTGGAACAAGGGTAGGTGTTAAGGCTAAACTTCTTCACCCCCATGCCAGAGTGGTTCTGCATAATGTGGTCAACTCTACTGATAAAATCCCTAGTTATTTCATCTTTTTTAGATCTATCATCCTTTATGCCTAGTGAGTCAATAGAAATGATGAGCTCTGGATAGCATCTCCAAGAACACAGAAAACCACGAGACACACAGGCGGCCTGAGCGGCAGCTTGCATTGGCATGAGAGTGTGTATATGATGAAGGATATCCTGTGCAGATAAGCATGACGGAAAACAAATTAACAACAAAAACTGGTTGTAGTAACAATGCTTTCGTGAAGTGAGCAGTACAGACAAATTACTATCCAAATAGCTATCATTTTTTTACTTTCTGTTAACAAATTACAGACTATTTTTGAACTGCGCACAGCCTAGGGACATCCCCATTCTGTTGGTAAAACAGAAACAAGTCCTATAACCAATAACCATCCCCACATAAGGAGGGGACATAATCACAATTCGAAACACATCGACCCCAGATCTAACTTGCACGGCAACTCTGGACTGGGCGTCATGGTGATTTTTGAATGTCAGATAGACTAAGGAATTCCTATAATCCAAAATGCaccagcgaagatgatgaaTTTTCCAGTTGCAGTTACAAAGTATAATCACTATCAGTATCAGGATCTCATCTCTTACCTCTGGAAGGACCTGTGATCCCGTTATTTCGTCACATTGAGAATCATCACCTTGTTGACAAGGTGAGGCTTTTATTTGAGCGGCCAAACAAGTCGATCTATCACCTGCAAATCAGCGAAGTCATGATGCAGAAGGGAAGGAGAAAACAACATGCAGGAGCACAGTTGCACACGCCACTTAGCTTTAAAAGGATTTAACTTTTGCTCCTGGTAGAACCAAGGTTTTGAGGGTTTGATAACCACGACTTGCtcaggagaaaagaaaaaagatcttTGCACAAAACCTTCCATTATTCTCTCTATACGCAAAATAAATGACCTCAAAATTAATTCTTTATGCGCAAAATGCCAAAATCACTCAAAATTAAGGCTTGATGCGCAAAATAATCGGCAGTAGAGAAACCTTGGTTCGGAACCTAGACAGGCCAGATAAATTCACCTACGTCGACCAATCCCGTGGCTACTAGACTAACAGGAGTAAGTTCAACCAACAGAACAACCTCTCTCTCATAAAACCAAAAGAGAAACTTTATGTACAACAAGCCTCAGAGGAGTTGAGATCTCACGGAACAGCACTCACGGAGTAATCATACAGATCGAGAAATGGGAACAAACGGGAGGCTTACGAGTTATCCGGGCTTTCGGCTGCCCATTGGTGGACAGCGCCTCCATCTCCTCAATCGAAACCAAGCCTGCAGAATCGAAGGCCCCTCGCTCTCGCCGATTCGACCGCGGCGGGTCCGGCAACTACGGCTCAGATCCGGCTCAGTTCCGGCGGATGGAGTCTGGCAGGGAAACGGGAGAGAGATTGAGACAAAGAGTcctgtttctttttccttttatttggaGCTAGACGTATGTCTTTCGACTTTCGGCCCCGGTTAGGAAATACGAGTCCAACTCCAGAACGGCCGCCGCTTGTACTTTTTTTAATCTAAtgattctatttgtaaaatctaaaaattgtaCGGATATATTTTAGTCTTATGATATGTGTATCTATCTTATTTCTGaatatatacaaaattactATGAGTCTGAACCAATTTACTTTTCTAAAATTTACTTGTAGAAAAATTgttctatttttattgaaaatatgtagTAGCTAGATCTAATATCAATTTTGAATACCTGATCTGAATTATCTTAACATGTTATTAAATTGCTCACGGACCTATTCTAATttacttataatttttttacaaaattgcttACATATTTGTATTTTAGAGGCAAACGAACAGATGAATTTTTTACTCgatgttttctctatttttttttgccacaCATTAAAGTTTGTCACGAATAAGTGTTGCAAgtctatatataaaaatatccaaaaatgaaGTAAAATGTTCATGTCCATACATTCTTTTACTAAAAATAGGTATGCATGCCATAAGTCTAAAGTATGCATGTGTAATTTTTAGATgtgtcaatatttttttaaggcaAATCACACAAGCCTTATTGCCAACTAGCAATTGCACACGCGTTTCACACATGTCTAATCAATATAAGATATATAAATctaaagaagtaaaaaaatatagcataatAAAAGAGAGATTTGTATATCAGACCTTCCAAAAACACATGTGAGTGGTTGCTATATTCATCATGGATTTGTCCATCTCCACtggaggaggagtctagatccatcatagaTTTGTCATTGGATTGCTCTAGGTAGATATCTTGATAATCCATATTGTTAGAAGCTATAGGAGAGGATCCTGACTTGTGGTGAACATCGCTTTCGTGATTGTCTTGGCAGCCGAGTGGTTCGAACTTGATGTCGTAGTCCTTAACGTATTGATCCATGAGGCGACTTACCTCATCATCGGAATCGTTGCCAGATAGTTCTTCTTCGAGGTTCACCCGATCGATCACCAACTCGTCGGTTGAAGGGGTAAAGTTTTCGTACAACCTCTCGCTTGAGAAACCGGTCCTCGATGCAGGCTTGGGCTAAGTTTACGGTATGTCGTGTGTAGATTTTTCAACgtctattgtcatgatccccatggtCGGTGCTAGCTGTCAATGATTAGTGAAGCACTGATCTTATGAACTTGTAGAAGAGATAGgtgatgcttcgagtagacgaatcaaatAACACATAAAgaggtttttatacaggttcaagcctcccttaggataatatcTCTATAtcctgtttgtcttgtattattctctgagactattacaagggggtgtgtggctagtctagatggatctaagACTAGATGGATCAAAACTTAGTCAAACGGCTGCCTTGCGTGTAGTTGGGGTGATGTTAATACAAATATAACGGCGAAAGGCTTGATGGATGGAGAGCTTCTGCTGACTTCAATGGTGTGTAATGGCTTGTAAAGACTTCTATCAACTTGTCCTCTGCAGGGTCCCTAGGATCTGTATATATGTGGGGCATCGTACAACCATTGGAGTCCTTCCTgcccattcttggagataaacttcactatttacgagatatcctaGGTATCTGCAGGTGATTTTCATGTGCCCGGGGATTCCTTTCatggagataaagatatgccccgagaatgACGGAAAATCCTAAGGTATACAACTACTCATCATCACAAGCTACCCCATAACGGGCATGACGAGACACCCGAGGtatggactctttatttgaTGGATCGCTAATGCTCAAACGCTTACGGGTTGGGATAATCCTCATCTCCCTAATCGGAGAATACTTGAAATATGTTTTATAGATTAACTTTCCGGCCATAAATAGCATGGTTGAGTACTAAGGTTTGCTTGCCAATCTTCGAGTAGCTTCTACGCTTGGCATCCGTCATCTCCTCGTGAATGGAGATTCATAGCTGGTGGTGAAGtaagttagcaaggagtatcaaacctcagaTAAGACTATGACAGCTTACCTTGTGGAGGTGAGGAAACTAGAAAAGAAATTCGTCATCCTCGAGGTTAGGTACATCTCGAGAAAGGATAATTGACTCGCCGATAGTCTTGCCTGACTAGCCTCCGCACGATCTGCAGTACATCCCAGGATCTTTGTAGAAAGATTCTCGAAGCCATCCGTGACATCGAAAGATGACACATCTAAAGAAATCGTGGTCCAAGAGACCTATAACAAGGTCGGGACGCCGCCAGGAATTGATGCTCCACAAGGGGTCGCAGGGGAACTCGTAGCTCCACTCGAGTACGAAGATACGTAGATGGATCAAATCCGCAAGTTTCTTCAGGATCGAGTTGTACTTGAGGatgaggcactatccaagaAGATTTCCCATAGGGCCAGGATGTATACCCTAGTCAAAGGCATCCTCTATCAAAGAGGTGCCCACGAAGTGCTCATGAAGTGTATATCTCAGAAGCATGATAGCGAACTACTCGAAGAAAGCTATGAAGGGGTGTGCGGAGCTCACGCTTCCTTTTGAACCCTTGTCGAAAAGGCCGTCAAACAAGATTTTTACTAGCCTACGGCTCTCCATGATGCAAGCGAGATGATTAAAAAATATGCCAAGTGCAAGTTTCACAACAGACACGTTCACCAACCCACTTAGGCTTTGCAGATGATCCCTTTGTCGTGGCCTTTCTCGACATGGGGGCTGGACTTGTGGGCCCCTTCCCAGtgactgaaagtgcatctaggccccctaagtgggttttggcttattgatgacaaaacgattaaagaactaacatgctttgtgagtattgaacaggtataagcattagttgtgaaggtaaatgatgtttgacgcccgtcgaaacaattgatgaatcaacgaaggatacaagatagggtttaaattcattttacttttgaaattgagtctaggatagattttttcctagatggttggattcatttgcttgattagtgtctcaatgctcaagagatcctttagaatcacccagttgagagacacattcactcacggacacaaaactctttctgaaaatcttcagagtccggagtctccggtgttcatcggatactccggtactcagcgttcagccggagtctccgagttagcctccggcagagagtctcggttacggtttaatcttttcaagaaaaagaccggagtctccggtgttcaccggatactccggtaaaatgtttagtgtgcagtcggagtctccgaggtagactccggtagaggctctcggttagcatttaatctttttgataaaaagaagtaaagaccagagtctccggtgttcaccggatactccggtacctggagatgccggaggatccggctagtctccggacttagtctgttttggaaaaactgtcaggaccggagactccggtgttcaccggagactccggtaattaaacagaactgtaatggctagttctgacacgttcgtgaccgttctgacgctgtttttggaattaggaccggagactccggtgtacaccggatactccggtaagctctgacaaaaacagtaacggctagtctgtgagagagggctataaatgccccctctctccatagcatttagagcttgctgtggctggtttccttgagacctcttgagcactttaagagcattcaaagctcctccaatcatctctagagccaaatttgcacaaatttgagagtgtgtgtttggagagggttcaagccacttgagcattgatttcttcatcgagcatttactgcgatcatctcccttgaagctttgggtttctagaaggaaaggagtcgcccgaagagcacccaaaacttgtggtgtgcctcgggaagtttgtaagcatcttcatgttgagtaagaatttctagcttgatctttgtggtcgctagaagaggatagggttggagaagacccggctctttgtgagctcctcaacggagacgtaggcacttctttgtgaggtggccgaactccgggatatattctcgtgttcttacttGCGAAACTTGCTTTatcgtgtgcatttggtaatttgtcatttaaattgctatagtatcaatcttgctagttttaagtgttattctagcttagtaatatctacttgacctagtgcaactcttagaatctagctgtggcctttagttcaaatttattctgaaaattcCTGTCaggtcggagactccggactagaccggatactccggaccataccggagtatccggacttcaccggaatatccggcagtttaatccgctatttttagttttaattttcagaaaagcctattcacccccctctaggcactttcaattggtatcagagcctaacctcctacaaggcttcaccgcttggagggaatcattatgtcgacatccggaagtccgaggggtctcaaagatgatccatcaagaagtgatgatggtaatggtaaaggaaagggaagtgagattcctttcaattatgatcgtttgaattcttctagcaattacatttccgtgccttccggacgtgcaccattcttcgatggtacacattatgctgcttggaggcacaaaatgaaaatgcacttaatttctcttcattcaagtatttggaagattgtttgcacaggttttgagctgccggaggaagaccaagagctcacctcaagtgaagaacaaaatatgcatcgcaatgctcaagctacaagtgtgttgcttagtgccttgagtccggaggaattcaacaaagtggatggacttgaggaagctaagcaaatttgggacacacttcaagttgctcataaagggactacaagtgtgagagaatccaaaatagaattgcttgagggaaagctaggaagatttgtgatggaggatcatgaaactcctcaagcaatgtatgatcggatgatggtgcttgtgaacaagctaagagggcttggaagcgaggacattgatgatcacaaagtggtgaagagactacttagagcatttgctcctagaaatcccactttggtgacgctcctccgtgagagaagagattacaagaggctcacaccaagtgatgtgcttgaaaggattcttgctcatgagctcatggaagaagaagttaatgaagtgaagattcatgctaaacaaagctcaacctcaaggcataaagaaattgcactcaaagcaagcaaaagcaagcaagtccaagaatcaagcacaagtgatgatgaaagctccgaagatgaagaaatggcgttctttgtgaaaaggttcaagaaattcatgagaaaaggaggctattcaaagtacaagagagacatgcccaagaagagaacatcaagaagggcatgctatgaatgtggcgaaattggtcactttatagccgattgtccaaacaag from the Phragmites australis chromosome 19, lpPhrAust1.1, whole genome shotgun sequence genome contains:
- the LOC133900551 gene encoding uncharacterized protein LOC133900551; protein product: MEALSTNGQPKARITRDRSTCLAAQIKASPCQQGDDSQCDEITGSQVLPEDILHHIHTLMPMQAAAQAACVSRGFLCSWRCYPELIISIDSLGIKDDRSKKDEITRDFISRVDHIMQNHSGMGVKKFSLNTYPCSNLDPSYVDRWLQVAVTPGIKEFELSMFEWGDIKYDFPCSFLSGERRSSIQSFLLHECSFHSAAQVGSMRSLKTLDLHSVHVTGEELYGFLSNSCALEQFVLSNCEDIVFLKIPCLLLQLKILDVFGCQKLEMIDSNAPKLSTFSYIGHPIHISLGDALQVKNVKLLRDYTSDALYYASTKLPFIVPNVQTLVLATGHETVNTPAAIGKFLHLKYLEIVAVAPKFSEDYDFYSLVSFLDASPALETFILRIEIPTIRSDSIVEDSDGDSSHQRCLSERCHDNLKNVMITGFCSAKSMIALTIHIIEKTKWLECLTLDTTRGHDRRFVNVDKCLRLKKDALLEAEKARIAIRRYVEGRVPHAVKLKVIEPCSKCIC